A DNA window from Strix aluco isolate bStrAlu1 chromosome 6, bStrAlu1.hap1, whole genome shotgun sequence contains the following coding sequences:
- the AKAP19 gene encoding small membrane A-kinase anchor protein, translating into MGCIKSKDAFPGSNAIQDERIGEGNEGCTGEKSSLIAVKVDEKSPSSTIVLDYAHRLSREILDQAVKQWAVTESKYSDIPFIESDVP; encoded by the coding sequence ATGGGATGCATCAAATCCAAGGATGCCTTTCCAGGTTCAAATGCTATCCAGGATGAAAGGATCGGGGAAGGCAATGAAGGATGCACTGGGGAGAAGTCATCACTGATAGCAGTGAAGGTGGATGAGAAAAGTCCATCAAGCACCATAGTGCTAGACTACGCACACCGTCTCTCCCGTGAGATTCTCGATCAGGCGGTGAAACAGTGGGCAGTGACTGAAAGCAAATATAGCGACATCCCCTTTATTGAAAGTGATGTGCCCTGA